In Mucilaginibacter celer, one DNA window encodes the following:
- a CDS encoding SDR family NAD(P)-dependent oxidoreductase — MKKLENKVAVVTGASKGIGAEIARGLAAEGATVVVNYSSDKAGADKVVADITGNGGKAIAVQGDVSKTADVERIFATTTEAFGSADILVNNAGVYQFTPIEDVTEEEFHRQFNINVLGLLLATKGAVASFGDKGGSIINISSTVTRITPPQSAIYTGTKGAVDSITQVLSKELGPKKIRVNAINPGMVETEGTHTAGFIGSDFQVNMEATTPLGRIGQPNDIAPVAVFLASDDSRWLTGEIIIASGGIR, encoded by the coding sequence ATGAAAAAGTTAGAAAACAAAGTAGCCGTTGTAACCGGAGCATCAAAAGGCATCGGTGCCGAAATAGCAAGAGGATTAGCAGCAGAAGGTGCTACGGTAGTGGTAAATTACTCGTCAGATAAAGCAGGCGCGGATAAAGTAGTTGCTGATATTACCGGCAATGGCGGCAAAGCTATCGCAGTGCAGGGCGATGTTTCAAAAACCGCCGATGTGGAGCGTATTTTCGCAACAACAACTGAGGCTTTCGGTTCGGCCGATATCCTGGTTAATAATGCCGGTGTATATCAATTTACCCCTATCGAGGATGTAACTGAAGAAGAGTTTCACCGTCAGTTTAATATCAACGTATTAGGGTTATTATTGGCAACCAAAGGTGCTGTGGCCAGCTTTGGTGATAAAGGTGGCAGCATAATTAACATCAGCTCAACTGTAACCCGTATCACTCCTCCGCAAAGTGCTATCTACACCGGCACAAAAGGCGCGGTTGATTCTATCACACAGGTATTATCAAAAGAGCTTGGTCCAAAGAAAATCCGTGTAAACGCCATTAACCCAGGCATGGTTGAAACTGAGGGTACACATACCGCGGGTTTTATCGGTAGTGATTTTCAGGTAAATATGGAAGCGACAACGCCGCTTGGCCGTATCGGTCAGCCAAATGATATAGCGCCTGTGGCCGTGTTCCTGGCATCTGATGATTCACGTTGGTTAACCGGCGAGATCATTATTGCCAGCGGCGGTATAAGGTAA
- a CDS encoding TetR/AcrR family transcriptional regulator, translated as MARTKDFDEEEVLNKAICIFWNKGYNGTSMQDLVDGLGISRSSMYDTFTDKHTLYIKALESYQKKADQHVCNIIKTNGSAKAAIKKLLELTVDDLIKDDQQKGCFMVNAEIEVASHDDCVKEMICKSVQTMENAFHYAIKSGQETGEITARQDARALARFISNTIKGLQVSAKSIQDRAFFDDIIQTTLSVLD; from the coding sequence ATGGCACGAACCAAGGATTTTGATGAAGAAGAGGTACTGAATAAGGCCATCTGTATTTTTTGGAACAAGGGATACAATGGCACCTCTATGCAGGATCTGGTAGATGGCCTCGGCATAAGCCGGTCAAGCATGTACGATACTTTTACAGATAAGCATACCCTGTATATTAAAGCCCTTGAAAGCTATCAGAAAAAGGCCGATCAGCACGTTTGTAACATCATTAAAACCAACGGCAGCGCCAAGGCGGCTATAAAAAAACTGCTTGAACTAACTGTTGATGACCTGATAAAAGATGATCAGCAAAAAGGCTGTTTTATGGTGAATGCCGAAATTGAAGTAGCATCGCACGATGATTGTGTAAAAGAAATGATTTGTAAAAGTGTGCAAACAATGGAAAATGCTTTCCACTACGCTATAAAAAGCGGCCAGGAAACCGGCGAGATCACGGCCCGCCAGGATGCCCGCGCGCTTGCCCGTTTCATATCTAATACCATTAAAGGCTTGCAGGTATCGGCAAAATCAATTCAGGACCGCGCTTTTTTTGATGATATTATCCAGACTACGCTTTCGGTACTTGATTAA
- the lnt gene encoding apolipoprotein N-acyltransferase has translation MKKNLPLAILSGLLLWIAWPPTPYTTFLLFIGFVPMLLAIENIIKDDKAKKGRRVFNTAFIGFLIWNTLCVYWVYNALKIVGEIVAIPITLIPYSLGPLLMAAAFWLYYRLRLVAPRWVALIGLVCFWVGYEYLHQSWDLNFPWMTLGNGFAISHQWVQWYEYTGVYGGTLWVCTINILVFLIYVGLREAQTKNTRLSLIGVALVVLLAPLGYSLSVYSNYVEEQNPSNVVVAQPNIDPYEKEGNIPANLQVDILIHLSRQIAQPNTEYFIWPETALPEYIDEDKLRSSNLIGQARFFLRNYKNANLITGAETYKTYDTRATETAKPMQEGGFYDSYNTALSIENGDRLQTYHKSRLVPGAESLPFGNALSFLKPVFEHLGGATGTYAPDKDAGVFYSQSGIGAAPSICFESIWGGYVARSVKKGAQFIAIITNDGWWENTSGKDQHLDYAKLRAIETRRWVCRSANTGISAFINQRGDVVKHTEWWTKTAIKQDINLNSELTFYVKHGDYIPQAGCILTGVGVLFLLGMRLKRKQVLTA, from the coding sequence ATGAAAAAAAACCTACCATTAGCTATACTATCAGGTCTGCTTTTGTGGATAGCCTGGCCGCCTACACCTTATACCACTTTTTTACTGTTTATTGGCTTTGTGCCAATGTTGCTGGCTATCGAAAACATTATTAAAGATGATAAGGCAAAAAAAGGCAGACGCGTATTCAACACCGCCTTCATTGGTTTTTTAATCTGGAATACGCTTTGCGTTTACTGGGTTTATAATGCCCTTAAAATAGTGGGCGAAATTGTAGCAATTCCTATTACATTGATCCCTTATTCGCTTGGGCCCTTGTTAATGGCTGCGGCTTTTTGGCTGTACTACAGGTTAAGATTAGTTGCTCCGCGATGGGTGGCGCTCATTGGCCTTGTTTGTTTTTGGGTAGGTTACGAGTACCTGCACCAAAGCTGGGATCTGAATTTTCCGTGGATGACTTTGGGCAATGGTTTTGCCATTTCGCACCAGTGGGTACAATGGTATGAGTATACCGGCGTTTACGGCGGTACATTGTGGGTCTGTACAATTAATATCCTCGTGTTTTTGATTTACGTTGGCCTCCGCGAAGCGCAAACAAAAAATACCCGTTTATCGCTAATCGGCGTTGCGTTAGTGGTTTTATTGGCACCGCTTGGCTACTCGCTGTCGGTTTATAGCAATTATGTTGAGGAGCAAAACCCATCAAACGTAGTGGTGGCACAGCCCAATATTGACCCTTATGAAAAAGAGGGGAATATTCCGGCTAATTTGCAGGTTGATATCCTGATCCATCTTTCGCGGCAGATAGCGCAGCCTAATACCGAGTATTTTATCTGGCCCGAAACGGCTTTACCCGAATATATTGATGAGGATAAACTGCGAAGCAGCAACCTGATAGGGCAGGCCCGCTTCTTTTTGCGCAATTACAAAAATGCAAACCTGATAACCGGTGCCGAAACGTATAAAACATATGATACCAGGGCCACCGAAACTGCCAAGCCGATGCAGGAGGGAGGGTTTTATGACAGCTACAACACGGCCCTGAGCATTGAAAACGGCGACAGGCTGCAAACCTACCATAAATCGCGATTGGTACCCGGTGCCGAGTCGTTGCCGTTTGGCAATGCGCTATCGTTCCTGAAGCCGGTATTTGAACATCTGGGCGGTGCTACCGGTACTTATGCTCCTGATAAAGATGCGGGTGTGTTTTACTCGCAAAGCGGCATTGGTGCTGCGCCATCAATTTGTTTTGAATCTATCTGGGGCGGCTATGTTGCCCGGTCGGTTAAAAAAGGGGCGCAGTTTATAGCGATAATTACCAATGATGGCTGGTGGGAAAACACTTCAGGCAAAGATCAGCACCTGGATTATGCCAAGCTGCGCGCCATCGAAACCCGCCGCTGGGTTTGCCGCTCGGCCAATACCGGGATCTCGGCATTTATCAACCAACGGGGCGATGTGGTTAAACATACCGAATGGTGGACCAAAACTGCCATTAAGCAGGATATCAACTTAAACAGCGAACTTACCTTTTATGTGAAGCACGGTGATTATATTCCGCAGGCAGGTTGTATACTTACAGGTGTAGGTGTGTTGTTTTTGCTGGGGATGCGGTTGAAGAGAAAGCAGGTATTAACTGCTTAA
- the rsmI gene encoding 16S rRNA (cytidine(1402)-2'-O)-methyltransferase, with product MPGKLYLVPTPIGNLEDMTFRAIRVLKEADLILAEDTRTSAPMLKHFEIHQKVFSHHQHNEHQSSNEIVKFLLEGKNIALISDAGTPAISDPGFYLVREALKFNIAVECLPGATAFVPALVNSGFPTDKFCFEGFLPLKKGRQTRYKFLALEERTIILYESPHRLLKTLDEMATYFGADRQISVSRELTKMFEETVRGTVAEVKQYFETHPMKGEFVMCVAGAPTKPTKGKYDRDEEEE from the coding sequence ATGCCCGGTAAACTATACTTAGTTCCAACCCCGATAGGTAACCTTGAGGATATGACCTTCAGGGCCATCCGTGTGCTGAAAGAGGCCGATCTGATTTTGGCCGAGGATACCCGTACTTCGGCACCTATGCTGAAACATTTCGAGATCCATCAAAAAGTGTTTTCGCACCATCAGCATAATGAACACCAATCAAGCAACGAGATAGTGAAATTTTTGCTGGAAGGGAAAAACATTGCGCTCATCTCGGATGCCGGTACGCCGGCCATTTCCGACCCGGGATTTTATCTGGTGCGCGAGGCTTTAAAGTTCAATATCGCTGTTGAGTGTTTGCCCGGTGCTACTGCTTTTGTGCCGGCGTTGGTTAACTCCGGCTTCCCTACAGATAAGTTTTGCTTTGAGGGTTTTTTGCCGTTGAAAAAAGGTCGGCAAACCCGCTATAAATTTTTAGCGCTTGAAGAGCGTACCATTATACTTTACGAGTCGCCGCACCGTTTGTTAAAAACGCTGGATGAGATGGCCACCTATTTTGGTGCCGACAGGCAGATCTCGGTATCGCGCGAACTAACCAAAATGTTTGAGGAAACAGTACGGGGTACAGTTGCCGAGGTAAAGCAGTACTTTGAAACCCATCCTATGAAAGGCGAGTTTGTGATGTGCGTGGCCGGGGCTCCGACTAAACCGACCAAGGGGAAGTATGACAGGGATGAGGAGGAGGAATAA
- the serS gene encoding serine--tRNA ligase — protein sequence MLQVSYIRDNREQVLERLAVKNFKQPELVDEIIELDDKRRSTQTSMDNVSAEANAAAKQIGELMRTGKKDEAEGIKAKTGAWKEEIKKFGDLLAATEEELYQKLVLLPNLPHSSVPKGLTPEDNEVVLENGDKPELPADALPHWELAAKYGLIDFELGVKITGAGFPVYKGKGAKLQRALINYFIDEAEKAGYSEVSVPLMVNEASGFGTSQLPDKEGQMYHVGIDNLYLIPTAEVPITNLYRDVIVKEDQLPIRNCGHTPCFRREAGSYGAHVRGLNRLHQFDKVEIVTIAHPDKSYEILELMSNHVQGLLKNLGLPYRVLRLCGGDMGFGSALTYDMETWSAAQQRWLEVSSVSNFETFQSNRLKLRFRNADGKTQLAHTLNGSALALPRIVATLLENNQTEKGIKVPEVLVPYTKFEWID from the coding sequence ATGCTGCAAGTTAGTTATATCCGTGATAACCGGGAACAGGTTTTGGAACGTTTGGCTGTAAAAAATTTTAAACAGCCCGAACTGGTTGATGAAATAATTGAACTGGATGATAAACGCCGCTCCACTCAAACCAGTATGGATAACGTTTCGGCCGAGGCCAATGCAGCTGCAAAACAAATAGGCGAGCTGATGCGTACCGGCAAAAAAGACGAAGCCGAAGGCATCAAAGCTAAAACCGGTGCATGGAAAGAAGAGATCAAAAAATTTGGCGATCTGCTTGCTGCCACAGAAGAAGAGCTTTACCAAAAACTGGTTTTGCTACCCAATCTGCCCCACAGCTCGGTACCCAAAGGCCTTACGCCCGAGGATAATGAAGTTGTTTTAGAGAACGGCGATAAACCGGAACTGCCTGCCGATGCCCTGCCGCATTGGGAACTGGCTGCCAAATACGGCCTGATAGATTTTGAACTTGGTGTTAAAATAACCGGTGCCGGTTTCCCGGTATATAAAGGCAAAGGTGCCAAACTGCAACGCGCACTCATCAATTATTTTATTGACGAGGCCGAAAAAGCTGGCTATAGCGAAGTAAGCGTACCGCTGATGGTGAATGAAGCATCAGGTTTCGGCACATCACAGCTGCCGGATAAGGAAGGGCAGATGTATCATGTAGGTATTGATAACCTGTACCTCATCCCTACTGCCGAGGTACCTATCACCAACCTGTACCGCGACGTTATTGTGAAAGAAGACCAGCTACCTATCCGCAATTGCGGGCATACGCCATGTTTCCGCCGCGAAGCTGGATCATACGGCGCGCATGTACGTGGCCTTAACCGCTTGCACCAGTTTGATAAGGTGGAGATTGTTACCATTGCACATCCCGATAAATCGTACGAGATATTGGAACTAATGAGCAATCACGTACAGGGCTTATTGAAAAACTTAGGTTTGCCTTACCGCGTATTGCGCCTTTGCGGCGGCGATATGGGCTTTGGCTCGGCTTTAACTTACGATATGGAAACCTGGAGCGCTGCGCAACAACGCTGGCTGGAAGTATCATCGGTATCAAACTTCGAAACTTTTCAGAGCAACAGACTTAAACTGCGTTTCCGTAATGCCGATGGTAAAACGCAGTTGGCGCATACGCTTAATGGCAGCGCGTTGGCTTTGCCTCGTATCGTGGCTACTTTATTAGAGAACAACCAAACTGAAAAAGGTATTAAAGTACCCGAAGTGCTGGTGCCTTACACTAAGTTTGAGTGGATAGATTAA
- the thrA gene encoding bifunctional aspartate kinase/homoserine dehydrogenase I codes for MKVLKFGGTSVGSVASIQTLLNILKDEVKNEEKPVVVLSAMGGVTNLLSAMAEDAANGKEFTAGLAELEKRHFDTVKALLDVQNQNPALTRLKIHFNQLEELLQGVLTLRELTPKTRDQVLAFGERCSTLMVSKIAAQHFGDVLFVDAADVIKTDSAFGNARVNTELTEQLIKGLYAENKGKTLIVTGFIASNDVGQTTTLGRGGSDYTAAIFGAALNAQEIQIWTDVNGMMTADPRMVKKAFSLTELTYTEAMELSYFGAKVIYPPTMIPAFMKKIPIVIKNTFEPEFEGTVIRHDCKASTLPIKGISSINNISILNLEGSGMVGKSGFSGRLFSLLAREQINVILITQSSSEHSITFAVQPQDTERAKQVIEQEFELELAAKKLEHIVIEKNLAILAIVGENMKQTPGMSGKLFHALGRNGVNVRAIAQGSSEYNISVIISANDLSKALNAVHDAFFVQLTKTLHAFCLGTGNIGKTLFNQLNAHTQYLKDNNGIQVKIAGISNTRKMTFNSDGISLDTWQHDLDNALHEADLANFVERMKEMNLPNCVFIDNTASPKPIAFYEEVFKANISVITCNKIGNSGSYQQYRTFKDTARAHGVDFFYETNVGAGLPIINTLNNLMNSGDRVQRIEAILSGTISFIFNNFKGDANFHDVVKEAQDKGYTEPDPRDDLSGKDFMRKMLILARDAGYAMEESDVEIESVLPKASLEAKTVEDFYATLKTEDAHFAKLKDAAEKDGKVLRYIGKLENGKVSITLQMVDENHPFYMLSGSDNIISFTTDRYRERPLVVKGPGAGAEVTAAGVFADLINVGAN; via the coding sequence ATGAAAGTTTTAAAATTCGGAGGTACTTCCGTTGGGTCTGTAGCCAGCATCCAAACCCTGTTAAACATCCTGAAGGATGAAGTAAAAAATGAAGAGAAACCGGTGGTGGTGCTATCGGCCATGGGCGGCGTAACCAACCTGCTCTCGGCTATGGCCGAAGATGCGGCAAACGGCAAAGAATTTACTGCCGGACTGGCCGAGCTGGAAAAACGCCACTTTGATACGGTAAAAGCCCTGCTTGATGTGCAAAACCAAAACCCGGCACTTACCCGCTTAAAAATCCACTTCAACCAGCTGGAAGAATTGTTACAGGGCGTACTTACCCTGCGCGAACTTACCCCGAAAACCCGCGACCAGGTACTGGCTTTCGGCGAGCGCTGTTCAACTCTGATGGTGAGCAAAATTGCCGCCCAGCATTTTGGCGATGTGCTGTTTGTTGATGCCGCCGACGTAATCAAAACGGATAGCGCCTTCGGCAATGCCCGTGTTAATACCGAGCTTACCGAACAACTGATAAAAGGCCTGTATGCCGAAAACAAAGGCAAAACCCTGATCGTTACCGGCTTTATTGCCTCAAACGATGTCGGGCAGACTACTACTTTAGGTCGCGGTGGTTCTGATTATACTGCTGCCATCTTCGGCGCGGCGTTAAATGCCCAGGAAATTCAGATCTGGACGGACGTTAACGGTATGATGACCGCCGATCCGCGGATGGTGAAAAAAGCATTCTCGTTAACCGAGCTTACTTATACCGAAGCGATGGAGCTCTCTTACTTCGGTGCCAAGGTGATCTACCCGCCAACCATGATCCCGGCTTTCATGAAAAAGATTCCTATCGTTATCAAAAATACTTTCGAGCCGGAGTTTGAGGGTACCGTGATCCGTCATGATTGCAAGGCTTCTACCCTGCCTATCAAAGGTATTTCATCTATCAATAATATCAGCATCCTCAATTTAGAGGGTAGCGGCATGGTTGGTAAATCGGGTTTTAGCGGCAGGTTGTTCTCGCTGCTGGCCCGTGAGCAGATCAACGTGATCCTCATTACCCAGTCATCTTCAGAGCACAGCATCACTTTCGCCGTTCAGCCTCAGGATACCGAAAGAGCCAAACAGGTTATTGAGCAGGAGTTTGAACTGGAGCTGGCCGCCAAAAAACTGGAGCATATCGTAATCGAAAAAAACTTAGCTATCCTGGCTATAGTAGGCGAAAACATGAAGCAAACGCCCGGCATGTCGGGCAAGTTGTTCCATGCGTTGGGCCGTAACGGCGTTAACGTAAGGGCTATAGCGCAAGGTTCTTCAGAATATAATATCTCGGTGATCATCTCGGCTAATGATTTATCAAAAGCGCTAAACGCCGTGCACGATGCCTTTTTTGTACAGCTTACTAAAACCCTGCATGCATTCTGCTTGGGTACCGGCAACATAGGCAAAACTTTGTTCAACCAATTAAATGCCCATACCCAATACCTGAAAGATAACAACGGTATCCAGGTTAAAATAGCCGGTATCAGCAATACCCGCAAAATGACTTTCAACAGCGATGGTATTTCGCTGGATACCTGGCAGCATGATCTGGATAACGCGCTACACGAAGCCGACCTGGCTAATTTTGTAGAGCGCATGAAGGAAATGAACCTGCCTAACTGCGTATTTATTGATAACACCGCCAGCCCTAAGCCAATTGCTTTTTACGAGGAGGTTTTCAAAGCCAATATCTCGGTTATTACCTGTAATAAAATAGGAAACTCGGGCAGCTATCAGCAATACCGTACTTTTAAAGATACCGCCCGCGCCCATGGCGTTGATTTCTTTTACGAAACCAACGTTGGTGCAGGCCTGCCGATCATTAACACACTTAACAACCTGATGAACAGCGGCGACAGGGTGCAGCGTATCGAGGCTATCCTTTCGGGCACCATCTCGTTCATCTTTAATAATTTTAAAGGCGATGCCAACTTCCATGATGTGGTAAAAGAAGCACAGGATAAAGGCTACACAGAACCCGATCCGCGCGACGACCTGAGCGGCAAGGATTTTATGCGTAAAATGCTCATCCTTGCCCGTGATGCAGGTTATGCGATGGAAGAAAGCGATGTAGAAATTGAAAGCGTACTGCCAAAAGCCAGCCTTGAAGCCAAAACCGTTGAAGACTTTTATGCTACCCTTAAAACCGAAGACGCGCACTTTGCCAAACTGAAAGATGCGGCCGAGAAAGATGGCAAGGTTTTACGCTACATTGGTAAGCTTGAAAATGGCAAAGTAAGCATCACCCTACAAATGGTTGATGAAAACCACCCATTCTACATGCTATCGGGCAGCGATAACATCATCTCTTTCACAACCGACAGGTACCGCGAGCGCCCACTGGTTGTAAAAGGCCCCGGCGCAGGTGCCGAAGTAACCGCCGCAGGTGTATTTGCTGATTTAATAAACGTAGGCGCGAATTAA
- a CDS encoding homoserine kinase → MEDNKLQELAPTPLAPPSGGREGDSVHVFAPATVANVVCGFDVLGFAVDEPGDEVIMRVTNKPGITLSKITGDDGRLPLDPAKNTVSVSVQHYLQSVGRTDIGLDIELHKKMPIGSGLGSSSASTVAGLFAIKTLLGDNADPIKLLPFAMKGEEMACGHGHADNVAPALFGGFVLIRSYEPLDVVRLPHPKDLWCAIVFPDVDVPTREARQIIRKNIQMKDAVTQWGNIAGLVSGLFMQDIDLIGRSMKDVLVEPVRSMLIPDFYKMREMAMELGAVSFGISGSGPSVFAFTKDEATARAITQKLQQHLTGLKIGSNSYVSTINDAGPKVLG, encoded by the coding sequence ATGGAAGATAATAAGTTACAAGAATTAGCCCCCACTCCTTTAGCTCCCCCTTCAGGGGGCCGGGAGGGCGACAGCGTTCACGTTTTCGCCCCGGCAACGGTAGCCAACGTAGTTTGCGGATTCGATGTGTTAGGTTTTGCCGTTGATGAGCCCGGCGACGAAGTGATTATGCGCGTTACCAACAAGCCCGGCATCACCCTAAGCAAAATTACCGGTGATGATGGTCGTTTACCGCTCGATCCGGCTAAGAACACCGTGAGCGTGAGTGTTCAACATTACTTGCAGAGCGTTGGTCGTACCGATATCGGTTTAGATATCGAACTGCATAAAAAAATGCCTATTGGTAGTGGCCTGGGTTCAAGCTCGGCCAGTACCGTTGCGGGGTTGTTTGCTATTAAAACTTTGTTGGGCGATAATGCAGACCCGATAAAATTGCTTCCTTTTGCTATGAAGGGCGAGGAAATGGCTTGCGGGCATGGCCACGCCGATAATGTGGCTCCAGCCTTGTTTGGTGGCTTTGTGCTGATCCGTAGTTATGAGCCTTTGGATGTGGTAAGATTACCGCACCCTAAAGATTTGTGGTGTGCCATTGTATTCCCTGATGTGGATGTACCTACCCGCGAAGCCCGCCAGATTATCCGCAAAAACATCCAGATGAAAGACGCCGTTACCCAGTGGGGCAACATAGCCGGCCTGGTAAGCGGCTTGTTTATGCAGGACATCGACCTGATTGGCCGCAGTATGAAGGATGTGCTGGTTGAGCCGGTACGCTCCATGCTCATCCCCGATTTTTATAAAATGCGCGAAATGGCCATGGAACTTGGCGCGGTAAGCTTTGGTATCTCCGGCTCAGGCCCGTCGGTTTTTGCTTTTACTAAAGATGAAGCGACAGCCCGTGCTATTACGCAGAAGTTACAGCAGCACTTAACCGGGCTTAAGATTGGCTCTAATAGTTATGTATCAACCATAAATGACGCAGGGCCGAAAGTTTTGGGCTAA